A genomic segment from Meiothermus sp. CFH 77666 encodes:
- a CDS encoding deoxyguanosinetriphosphate triphosphohydrolase has translation MLFERTRLEALEAQNLAPYAVKSGESRGREHPEPESRYRTPFQKDRDRVNHTTAFRRLQYKTQVFVNFEGDYYRTRLTHTLEVAQVARSIARALGLNQELAETIAFAHDLGHPPFGHSGEAVLDGLMQGHGGFDHNQQSMRIVTYLEQRYPGFRGLNLCWETREGIIKHETRYDLPNAEGYEPHLRPSLEAQIVNLADEIAYNAHDLDDGLRAGLLQPGQLWEVELLRDLLGELGLHQGRFDEMGRRVFIRELLGLIITDTIHATHALLQQHRIESLEAVRHHPAPLAVYSEGLTQQLNQLREFLYANFYRHYYVVRQVGKSRFVLEKLFEAYTHDPAVLPPQVQQASETEGIYRAACDYIAGMTDRFALDEYARLFEPEFHR, from the coding sequence ATGTTGTTTGAACGCACCCGCCTCGAGGCCCTCGAGGCCCAGAACCTGGCTCCCTATGCGGTCAAGTCTGGCGAGAGCCGGGGCCGCGAACACCCCGAGCCCGAGTCGCGCTACCGCACCCCCTTTCAGAAAGACCGCGACCGGGTCAACCATACCACCGCTTTCCGGCGGCTTCAGTACAAGACCCAGGTGTTCGTGAACTTCGAGGGCGACTATTACCGCACCCGCCTGACCCACACCCTGGAGGTGGCCCAGGTGGCCCGCTCTATCGCACGGGCGCTGGGGTTGAACCAGGAACTCGCCGAGACCATCGCCTTTGCCCACGACCTCGGCCACCCGCCCTTCGGCCACTCGGGCGAGGCCGTGCTGGACGGGCTGATGCAGGGGCACGGTGGCTTCGACCACAACCAGCAGTCCATGCGCATCGTGACCTACCTCGAGCAGCGCTATCCGGGCTTTCGGGGCCTCAACCTGTGCTGGGAGACCCGCGAGGGCATCATCAAGCACGAGACCCGCTACGACCTGCCCAACGCCGAGGGCTACGAACCCCATCTGCGCCCCAGCCTCGAGGCCCAGATTGTGAACCTGGCCGACGAGATCGCCTACAACGCCCACGACCTCGACGACGGCCTGCGCGCAGGGCTTTTGCAGCCCGGACAGCTTTGGGAGGTGGAGCTGCTGCGCGACCTTTTGGGCGAGCTGGGCCTGCACCAAGGCCGCTTCGACGAGATGGGCCGCCGGGTCTTCATCCGCGAGCTACTCGGGCTCATCATCACCGACACCATCCACGCCACCCATGCACTTTTGCAGCAGCACCGGATTGAAAGCCTCGAGGCCGTCCGCCACCATCCGGCCCCCCTGGCGGTTTATTCGGAGGGCCTAACCCAGCAGCTCAACCAACTGCGAGAGTTCCTCTACGCCAACTTTTACCGCCACTATTACGTGGTGCGGCAGGTGGGCAAGTCGCGTTTTGTGCTGGAAAAGCTCTTCGAGGCCTACACCCACGACCCCGCCGTCCTGCCCCCCCAGGTTCAGCAAGCCAGCGAGACCGAGGGCATCTACCGTGCGGCCTGCGACTACATCGCCGGCATGACCGACCGCTTTGCCCTCGACGAGTACGCCCGCCTCTTCGAGCCGGAGTTTCATCGCTAA
- a CDS encoding cysteine desulfurase-like protein, whose protein sequence is MSIQVHFPALASGFSFLDNAAGAQVPRQCIEGISRFLSTSSCNVGMPYPGSQAATLVREQTRQQTAAFFNCKPGEVAIGPSATALTFILSRAFSRLFGEGDEVVISELEHEANASPWRNLQEKGVQVRVWKARWDEGGRLEPADLRAVISPRTRLVAVTSAANSLGTTPDVAAAAEIAHSVGAWCITDLVHFSPHHLPDVQASGVDMAFFSAYKVFGPHLAFLYVREELMARLPTDKLWFIPEDSLLKFEPGTNNHEGLAGWLGTLAYLRDELGGGQPGREGLQAAYRRIEALEQPLVEQALERLQQIPGLKLYGMPSPKGRVGTFCFNLEGQPPFRVAEQLAQVGVGVAAGHYYATMPMQALGLWPDGAIRASIAHYTTQTDLDKLIAGLQGSD, encoded by the coding sequence ATGTCCATTCAAGTGCACTTCCCTGCCCTGGCCAGCGGCTTTAGCTTTCTCGACAATGCTGCAGGGGCACAGGTGCCCCGACAGTGCATCGAAGGCATCAGCCGGTTTCTTTCGACCTCGAGCTGCAACGTGGGCATGCCCTACCCCGGTTCCCAGGCCGCTACCCTGGTGCGCGAGCAGACCCGCCAACAGACTGCCGCCTTTTTCAACTGCAAGCCGGGCGAGGTAGCAATTGGGCCAAGCGCCACGGCCCTTACCTTCATCCTCTCGAGGGCCTTCTCCCGGCTCTTTGGTGAGGGTGACGAGGTGGTGATTTCCGAGCTCGAGCACGAGGCTAACGCCTCGCCCTGGCGCAACCTGCAAGAAAAGGGCGTACAGGTACGGGTCTGGAAAGCCCGCTGGGACGAGGGCGGCAGGCTGGAGCCCGCCGACCTGCGAGCCGTGATCTCGCCCAGAACGCGGCTGGTGGCCGTCACCTCGGCGGCCAACTCGCTGGGCACCACCCCGGACGTGGCCGCCGCCGCCGAGATTGCCCATTCGGTAGGGGCCTGGTGCATTACCGACCTGGTGCACTTTAGCCCCCACCACCTGCCCGACGTACAGGCCAGCGGGGTGGATATGGCCTTTTTCTCGGCCTACAAAGTGTTTGGGCCGCACCTGGCTTTCCTTTATGTGCGCGAGGAACTGATGGCCCGGCTACCCACCGACAAGCTGTGGTTCATCCCCGAGGACAGTCTGCTCAAGTTCGAGCCCGGCACCAACAACCACGAAGGGCTGGCCGGCTGGCTGGGCACCCTGGCCTACCTGCGGGACGAGCTGGGCGGAGGCCAGCCCGGGCGCGAGGGCTTGCAGGCGGCCTACCGGCGCATCGAGGCCCTCGAGCAGCCCCTGGTCGAGCAAGCCCTGGAGCGCCTGCAACAGATTCCGGGCCTGAAGCTCTACGGCATGCCCTCCCCCAAGGGCCGGGTAGGAACATTTTGCTTCAACCTGGAGGGCCAGCCCCCCTTCAGGGTTGCAGAGCAGCTGGCCCAGGTAGGGGTAGGGGTCGCGGCGGGGCACTACTACGCCACCATGCCCATGCAGGCCCTGGGGCTGTGGCCCGACGGGGCCATTCGGGCCTCCATTGCCCACTACACCACCCAGACCGACCTGGACAAGCTTATTGCCGGATTACAGGGGAGCGACTGA